GCCTGCTAAGCAATACAATTTTGTGTTTGCATTATAGTCCATCAGGAAAATTGTGGGTTGGAACCGATTATGGAGTTACTTCGCTTTTCTTGAAAAATGACATCACCTTTTTTTACGATTATCGGGGGGATTTTGGAACCGGTTACACAGCCCAGGTAATGGATGGAGTATTTTACCTGGGAACCAACCAGGGATTATACAGCACCGGATGGGATGATCTGAACAACGATAAGGAGTTTAGTCATTTCGATCTTTTTCCCGGCACCGAAGGCCAGGTTTGGGCTCTGGAAAAAATTGATAACACTTTGTTCATGGGCCATGATAATGGTTTGTTCGTGCTCAAAAATGGAAAGTTTGAAAAATTTGATCAACACTCAGGAGTATGGACCATTTTACAATACAAAGACTATCTGTTAACAGGCAATTATAATGGTATATCAATTTTCAGGAAATCCGGCAGCGAATGGATTTTCCTTAAAAAAATGGATTTAATCCTGGGTTCATGCAATCAGTTGATCATTGAAATGGAAAATGTTTTGTGGGTCAACATCCCAAACTTTGGAATAATCAGGGCAGTACTTGATAATAATTTACATCCTGCCGAAAGGCTGATTTTTCCTGATAGTATTTTTTTTGGAAATGATCCTTGGCTCATTCAGGACGAAAACGGGATACAGGTATTTACTGATACTTACCAATACTCTTACATTGCCGGAAATGAAAAGTTCATTCAGAAACCAGAGACGATATCTTTTCCAATGACCGAAAACGTGTTGTCAGGGATATATCAGGCTGTTTCTTTACAACCCGATTATGACTTTTATCCGGTTTATAATGGGTTCGCACTAAAACACTTACTTTACGCTGAAGACAAGGATTCTGCAAAATTCAATTTGGTTTTCAGAAAAGCCGAAGCATTCAATAATGATGAGAGGGTGGCACTTTACGCGGATGCAAGATTGCCCTATAGACTCAATAATTTCAGGATCGAATATATTGTTCCAAACCAGGATGATGTGTTGTATCAGCACAAATTAAACGAATCAGGAGAGTGGAGTGATTGGTCAGCAACAAATACAGCGGAATTTATTGGATTGAAAGAAGGTGAGTTTATTATTTTTGTGAACGCAACGATAAATGGAAGGATTATAGGAACAAATACCATGACAATCCGTATTGATCCCCCCTGGTATCGTTCATGGTATGTATACGCAACGTATTTTTTGTTGTTTCTGCTGACGGTGTATTTTATCCGCCGCTGGCAAATAATTGCCCTGAAAAAACAAAAGAAACATTTACTGCTTAAGGAGCAAAGTTCATTGCGACAGCAAGCCCAAAAGCATAGCGAGAAAGTCCTGTTGCTTGAGCAGGAGTTCCTGAAAGCTGAATATGATAAGATAAAACAGCAGTTGCGGCACAAAACAGTCGAACTGGCAAATAAAGCAAAAGACAGTGAGGATAAAAATCGCTTGTTGCTCTTGCTAAAAGAAAAATTTGATCTTATCCATGATAGCGACCCGGCTGTATCCAGATTGAGATTTGGTGAGGCAAGGAGAATGCTTGATGCCTATCTTAAAATTGATGACAAAACCTTCGAAATTCAAATGGATGAGTTGCATCAGGAGTTTTTCAAAAAGCTGAAAGACCAATTCCCAACGCTTTCAAACAATGATCTGCGTTTATGCGCATACTTGCGGGTTGGGCTGAATTCAAAGGAAATTGCTGATATCCTGAACATCCAGCCATCGAGTTCATACATCAGCCGTTCGCGCCTGAGAAAGAAACTCAATCTAAAGCCCGAAGAAGATTTGTATGATTTTCTCAGTGCAATTTGAATATACTTCTGGATTTGAGAAATCAGGTTTCATCATGTTAACCTCATTGGCGAAGAAATTATTATTTTTAAGGACTTGATTTGTTGCAGTACTTATGCAAGTTTGCTGTTCATCAAGTGTCAAAAATGGTATTGTGCTAACTCAGCCTGATCAATGAACGACCACGAACTGATTGATGGATTGATGCGAAACAGCCAGGCAGCTTTCCGCTTGCTGGTGGAACAACACCAGCAAACGGTGGTCTCAACGTGTTACAATTTTTTACACAATAGTGATGATGCACACGATATAGCCCAGGAAGTTTTCATTGAAGTGTACAAATCCATTCACCGCTTCAGACAGGATGCGTCCATCTCAACCTGGTTATACAGGATAGCAGTAAACAAATCGCTGAATTACCTGCGCAAACAAAAAAACAGGGGTTTATTTTTCCCGATTGAGAAATTATTTGGCGGCGAGGCCAGCATAAAAAACCTGTCAGAACCAGATTTTACCAAACCTTTGGAAAAAGAAGCTGAATACACAGCCCGCGCCAAAATGTTGCACAATGCCATTGATACCTTACCTGCGAAACAGAAAACCGCATTCACCTTACATAAGTTCAGCAATCTTCCTTACAAGGAAATTGCTGAAGTAATGGATGTTTCCTTATCAGCTGTTGAGTCCCTGATTCACCGGGCAAAAACAAATCTGCAGTCAACATTGATCAAAGCCATTGAAAAACAACAAATATAAAACGCAAGTTTCATGAAACCTCATTGTCTAACATCTAAATTAACCGCACATGAACTGTAACAAAACCAGACAAAACCTGATCTTCCTGGCAGAGGGAAATCTCAGTCCTGAGCTGGCATCGGTTGCAAATGCGCATCTGGTACATTGCGAAAAATGCAGTCACATGTACCAGGAAATCCTTCAAACGCTCGCTGTTATAGAAACAGACAAATTGCTTAAGATTGATCCGTGGTTTGCCGGCAGAGTGGAACAGCAATTTATCAACCTTCGAACCAAAAGAAAAAGCGGAATATTTGAGTTGAAGCCGGTTTTTCATCTTATCAGAATTCTACCTGTTGCTGCTTCCCTGGCAATCGCTCTGTGGGTCGGTATTCTCATCGGAACCGAATTGTCGCCACAGTTGTCTTTCGGTGAGGATGAAATTGATGCAGGCGTATATTACGATCTTGTAGCAGAAGATATCTACGATGGATCATTTGAAGAATTTTTCTTAACCAACGGAGACAATTAAGCATGAAAATATTCACAAACAAGGAAGTATGGATATGGGCATTGGCTTCACTGCTGGTAATCACCATAGCAATTCTGGGAACCATGTTGTGGCAACGCTACAGTGATGATAACCACAAAAATCCCAGTCCGGATTTAATAGAGTTCTCTGAGAAAAAAGAGTCTGAAAAAGGCTATGGCACATGGCGGGAAAAAATGGGGTGTACTCCTGAGCAAAACATTCAATTAAAAGAGTTGAGGGATGAATTTCGTGAAGCTTCGTCAGGAATTTTAAACAAGCTGAGCGAAAACCAACAGCAAATATTTGAAGAACTGGATCATGAAAATCCGGATCACGAAAAATTAGACAGGCTTGCCACTGAAACCGGACAACTACATGCTGATCTTCGGAAAGAAACAATACGCCATATGCTTGCAA
Above is a window of Bacteroidales bacterium DNA encoding:
- a CDS encoding periplasmic heavy metal sensor, translating into MKIFTNKEVWIWALASLLVITIAILGTMLWQRYSDDNHKNPSPDLIEFSEKKESEKGYGTWREKMGCTPEQNIQLKELRDEFREASSGILNKLSENQQQIFEELDHENPDHEKLDRLATETGQLHADLRKETIRHMLAIKAVTAPEQYDKMAEMIQQWIFPPRFGHQQKWQHRHRKMAPHDTCE
- a CDS encoding RNA polymerase sigma factor — encoded protein: MMRNSQAAFRLLVEQHQQTVVSTCYNFLHNSDDAHDIAQEVFIEVYKSIHRFRQDASISTWLYRIAVNKSLNYLRKQKNRGLFFPIEKLFGGEASIKNLSEPDFTKPLEKEAEYTARAKMLHNAIDTLPAKQKTAFTLHKFSNLPYKEIAEVMDVSLSAVESLIHRAKTNLQSTLIKAIEKQQI